In Leopardus geoffroyi isolate Oge1 chromosome D1, O.geoffroyi_Oge1_pat1.0, whole genome shotgun sequence, a single window of DNA contains:
- the ALG8 gene encoding probable dolichyl pyrophosphate Glc1Man9GlcNAc2 alpha-1,3-glucosyltransferase isoform X1 has translation MAALGIAMGGGNWFSALALGVTLLKCLLIPTYHSTDFEVHRNWLAITHSLPVSQWYYEATSEWTLDYPPFFAWFEYALSHVAKYFDQEMLNVRNLNYSSSRTLLFQRFSVIFTDALFVYAVHECCKCIDGKKVGKELTEKPKFILSVLLLWNFGLLIVDHIHFQYNGFLFGLMLLSIARLFQKRHMEGAFLFAVLLHFKHIYLYVAPAYGVYLLRSYCFTANKPDGSIRWNSFSFVRVISLGLIVFLVSALSLGPFLALNQLPQVLSRLFPFKRGLCHAYWAPNFWALYNALDKALSIIGLELKLLDPNKIPKASMTSGLVQQFQHTVLPSVTPLATLICTLIAILPSVFCLWFKPQGPRGFLRCLILCALSSFLFGWHVHEKAILLAVLPMSLLSVGKAGDASIFLILTTTGHYSLFPLLFTAPELPTKILLMLLFTTYSISSLKTLFRKEKPLFNWLETFYLLGLGPLEVFCEFVFPFTSWKLKYPFIPLLLTSVYCAAGITYAWFKLYVSVLSDPPSSKTKKQ, from the exons CCATTCCACAGATTTTGAAGTACACCGAAACTGGCTTGCTATCACTCACAGTTTGCCAGTATCACAGTGGTATTATGAG GCAACTTCAGAATGGACCTTGGATTATCCGCCTTTTTTTGCGTGGTTTGAGTATGCCCTGTCACATGTTGCCAAATATTTTGATCAAGAGATGCTGAATGTCCGTAATCTGAACTATTCCAGCTCGAGAACCTTACTTTTCCAGAGATTTTCTGTCATCTTTACAGATGCACTCTTTGTGTATGCTGTCCACGA GTGCTGTAAATGCATTGATGGGAAAAAAGTAGGTAAAGAACTTACAGAGAAGCCAAAGTTTATTCTATCAGTGTTACTGCTGTGGAACTTCGGGCTGTTAATCGTGGACC ATATTCATTTCCAGTACAATGgttttttatttggattaatgCTACTCTCCATTGCACGATTATTTCAG AAAAGGCATATGGAAGGAGCAtttctctttgctgttcttctaCACTTCAAGCACATCTACCTCTATGTAGCCCCGGCTTATGGTGTATACCTGCTACGGTCTTACTGTTTCACTGCAAATAAACCAG ATGGATCCATCCGATGGAACAGTTTCAGCTTTGTCCGTGTTATTTCTCTAGGACtgattgtttttttagtttctgctCTTTCACTGGGTCCCTTCCTAGCCTTg AACCAACTGCCTCAAGTTTTGTCCCGACTCTTCCCTTTCAAGAGGGGCCTCTGCCATGCATATTGGGCTCCAAACTTCTGGGCTTTGTACAATGCTTTGGACAAAGCGCTCTCCATCATCG GTTTGGAATTGAAACTTCTTGATCCCAACAAAATTCCCAAGGCCTCAATGACAAGTGGTTTGGTTCAGCAGTTCCAACACACAGTCCTTCCCTCAGTGACTCCCTTGGCCACCCTCATCTGCACTCTGATTGCCATATTG ccctctgttttctgtctttggttTAAACCCCAAGGGCCCAGAGGCTTTCTGCGATGTCTAATTCTTTGTGCCTTGAGCTCCTTCCTATTTGGGTGGCACGTCCATGAAAAAGCCATACTCCTTGCAGTTCTCCCGATGAG ccttcTTTCTGTGGGAAAAGCAGGAGATGCTTCAATTTTTCTGATTCTGACCACAACGGGACAttattccctcttccctctgctcttcACTGCACCAG aacTTCCCACTAAAATCTTACTCATGTTACTATTTACCACCTATAGTATTTCCTCACTGAAGACTCTATTCAG aaaagaaaaacctcttttTAATTGGTTGGAAACTTTCTACCTCCTTGGCTTGGGGCCTCTGGAAGTCTTCTGTGAATTTGTATTCCCTTTCACCTCCTGGAAGCTGAAGTACCCCTTTATCCCTTTGTTACTGACCTCAGTGTATTGTGCAGCCGGCATCACATATGCTTGGTTCAAACTGTATGTTTCAGTGTTGTCTGACCCTCCTTCCagcaagacaaagaaacaatga